A section of the Rattus norvegicus strain BN/NHsdMcwi chromosome 15, GRCr8, whole genome shotgun sequence genome encodes:
- the Cmtm5 gene encoding CKLF-like MARVEL transmembrane domain-containing protein 5 isoform X1 → MFSVWDRQERPPEEGTAAGLQGFGVDKTFLSSLKGILLETELALTFIIFICFTASISAYMAAALLEFFITLAFLFLYATQCYQRFDRLNWPCLDFLRCLSAIIIFLVVSFAAVTSREGAAIAAFVFGIILVSVFAYDAFKIYRTELMPRTTEGECLRPEKGDAPTSCPRYCIHGFPAWLPLHRGPAVIPGLPRSHDQTQGTIEPICVVFEFTEPRVPTIYSTSSEMCA, encoded by the exons ATGTTCAGTGTTTGGGATCGTCAGGAGCGGCCCCCAGAGGAAGGAACAGCTGCAGGACTCCAGGGCTTCGGAGTGGACAAGACCTTCCTGTCTTCCCTCAAAGGCATCCTGCTGGAAACTGAGCTG GCCCTGACCTTCATAATCTTCATTTGCTTCACGGCCTCCATCTCTGCCTACATGGCTGCAGCGTTGCTAGAGTTCTTCATCACACtggccttcctcttcctctacgcCACCCAGTGCTACCAGCGCTTCGACAGGCTTAACTGGCCTTGTCTG GACTTCCTCCGGTGTCTCAGCGCCATCATCATCTTCCTGGTGGTCTCCTTTGCAGCTGTGACCTCGAGGGAGGGAGCTGCCATTGCTGCTTTT GTTTTTGGCATCATCCTGGTCTCTGTTTTTGCCTATGATGCGTTCAAGATCTACCGAACTGAGTTGATGCCCAGGACCACAGAGGGTGAGTGTCTGCGCCCTGAGAAAGGAGACGCCCCTACCTCTTGTCCCAGATACTGCATACATGGTTTCCCTGCCTGGCTGCCTCTCCACAGGGGACCAGCAGTGATTCCAGGACTACCTCGCTCCCACGACCAGACACAAGGAACCATAGAGCCCATCTGTGTCGTCTTTGAATTCACTGAACCCCGAGTGCCCACCATCTACTCCACGTCTTCAGAGATGTGCGCTTGA
- the Cmtm5 gene encoding CKLF-like MARVEL transmembrane domain-containing protein 5 isoform X3 → MFSVWDRQERPPEEGTAAGLQGFGVDKTFLSSLKGILLETELALTFIIFICFTASISAYMAAALLEFFITLAFLFLYATQCYQRFDRLNWPCLGSKLTPLKVLDMCLGTSRAEIQSLRTRQEKTASLGDLRVMNPSSILQPLLPLPLAPQDFLRCLSAIIIFLVVSFAAVTSREGAAIAAFVFGIILVSVFAYDAFKIYRTELMPRTTEGDQQ, encoded by the exons ATGTTCAGTGTTTGGGATCGTCAGGAGCGGCCCCCAGAGGAAGGAACAGCTGCAGGACTCCAGGGCTTCGGAGTGGACAAGACCTTCCTGTCTTCCCTCAAAGGCATCCTGCTGGAAACTGAGCTG GCCCTGACCTTCATAATCTTCATTTGCTTCACGGCCTCCATCTCTGCCTACATGGCTGCAGCGTTGCTAGAGTTCTTCATCACACtggccttcctcttcctctacgcCACCCAGTGCTACCAGCGCTTCGACAGGCTTAACTGGCCTTGTCTG GGTTCTAAGCTCACTCCCTTGAAAGTACTTGACATGTGTCTGGGGACATCCAGGGCAGAAATTCAATCTCTGAGGACCAGACAGGAGAAGACGGCTAGTTTGGGAGACCTTCGGGTAATGAATCCTTCCAGCATCCTCcaacccctcctccctctccctctggctCCCCAGGACTTCCTCCGGTGTCTCAGCGCCATCATCATCTTCCTGGTGGTCTCCTTTGCAGCTGTGACCTCGAGGGAGGGAGCTGCCATTGCTGCTTTT GTTTTTGGCATCATCCTGGTCTCTGTTTTTGCCTATGATGCGTTCAAGATCTACCGAACTGAGTTGATGCCCAGGACCACAGAGG GGGACCAGCAGTGA
- the Cmtm5 gene encoding CKLF-like MARVEL transmembrane domain-containing protein 5 has product MFSVWDRQERPPEEGTAAGLQGFGVDKTFLSSLKGILLETELALTFIIFICFTASISAYMAAALLEFFITLAFLFLYATQCYQRFDRLNWPCLDFLRCLSAIIIFLVVSFAAVTSREGAAIAAFVFGIILVSVFAYDAFKIYRTELMPRTTEGDQQ; this is encoded by the exons ATGTTCAGTGTTTGGGATCGTCAGGAGCGGCCCCCAGAGGAAGGAACAGCTGCAGGACTCCAGGGCTTCGGAGTGGACAAGACCTTCCTGTCTTCCCTCAAAGGCATCCTGCTGGAAACTGAGCTG GCCCTGACCTTCATAATCTTCATTTGCTTCACGGCCTCCATCTCTGCCTACATGGCTGCAGCGTTGCTAGAGTTCTTCATCACACtggccttcctcttcctctacgcCACCCAGTGCTACCAGCGCTTCGACAGGCTTAACTGGCCTTGTCTG GACTTCCTCCGGTGTCTCAGCGCCATCATCATCTTCCTGGTGGTCTCCTTTGCAGCTGTGACCTCGAGGGAGGGAGCTGCCATTGCTGCTTTT GTTTTTGGCATCATCCTGGTCTCTGTTTTTGCCTATGATGCGTTCAAGATCTACCGAACTGAGTTGATGCCCAGGACCACAGAGG GGGACCAGCAGTGA
- the Cmtm5 gene encoding CKLF-like MARVEL transmembrane domain-containing protein 5 isoform X2, producing the protein MFSVWDRQERPPEEGTAAGLQGFGVDKTFLSSLKGILLETELALTFIIFICFTASISAYMAAALLEFFITLAFLFLYATQCYQRFDRLNWPCLGSKLTPLKVLDMCLGTSRAEIQSLRTRQEKTASLGDLRVMNPSSILQPLLPLPLAPQDFLRCLSAIIIFLVVSFAAVTSREGAAIAAFVSSFLQCSPVPRTCGWYGHTSCVPKQSLCLLTYYSLTSGHHSPLP; encoded by the exons ATGTTCAGTGTTTGGGATCGTCAGGAGCGGCCCCCAGAGGAAGGAACAGCTGCAGGACTCCAGGGCTTCGGAGTGGACAAGACCTTCCTGTCTTCCCTCAAAGGCATCCTGCTGGAAACTGAGCTG GCCCTGACCTTCATAATCTTCATTTGCTTCACGGCCTCCATCTCTGCCTACATGGCTGCAGCGTTGCTAGAGTTCTTCATCACACtggccttcctcttcctctacgcCACCCAGTGCTACCAGCGCTTCGACAGGCTTAACTGGCCTTGTCTG GGTTCTAAGCTCACTCCCTTGAAAGTACTTGACATGTGTCTGGGGACATCCAGGGCAGAAATTCAATCTCTGAGGACCAGACAGGAGAAGACGGCTAGTTTGGGAGACCTTCGGGTAATGAATCCTTCCAGCATCCTCcaacccctcctccctctccctctggctCCCCAGGACTTCCTCCGGTGTCTCAGCGCCATCATCATCTTCCTGGTGGTCTCCTTTGCAGCTGTGACCTCGAGGGAGGGAGCTGCCATTGCTGCTTTTGTGAGTTCATTCCTACAGTGCTCTCCAGTACCCAGAACTTGTGGTTGGTACGGGCACACTTCCTGTGTCCCCAAACAAAGCCTGTGTCTGCTCACATATTATTCTCTCACCTCTGGGCACCATTCCCCACTCCCCTAG